The following proteins come from a genomic window of Sphaerisporangium rubeum:
- a CDS encoding ATP-dependent Clp protease proteolytic subunit: protein MSDLIRPGDISGRYIIPSFVERTTYGVKEMNPYNKLFEDRIIFLGVQIDDASANDVMAQLLTLESLDPDRDISIYINSPGGSFTAMTAIYDTMQFVRPEIQTVCLGQAASAAAVLLAGGTPGKRFALPNARVLIHQPSTEGGGQGSDIEIQAREILRMRSLLEEIVARHSGKAPEEVRRDIERDKILNADEAKAYGLIDDIIPSRKKRAQAVAS, encoded by the coding sequence GTGAGCGACTTGATCCGGCCGGGGGACATCAGCGGCCGATACATCATCCCTTCGTTCGTCGAACGCACGACGTACGGCGTGAAGGAGATGAACCCATACAACAAGCTCTTCGAGGACCGGATCATCTTCCTCGGGGTGCAGATCGACGACGCGTCGGCCAACGACGTCATGGCGCAGCTGCTGACGCTGGAGTCCCTCGATCCCGACCGGGACATCAGCATCTACATCAACTCGCCAGGCGGCTCGTTCACCGCGATGACGGCGATCTACGACACGATGCAGTTCGTCAGGCCCGAGATCCAGACCGTCTGCCTCGGGCAGGCGGCCTCGGCGGCGGCCGTGCTGCTGGCCGGCGGCACCCCTGGCAAGCGCTTCGCGCTGCCGAACGCGCGGGTGCTGATCCACCAGCCGTCCACCGAGGGCGGCGGCCAGGGCAGCGACATCGAGATCCAGGCACGCGAGATCCTGCGCATGCGCTCGCTGCTGGAGGAGATCGTCGCCAGGCACTCGGGCAAGGCGCCTGAGGAGGTCCGTCGCGACATCGAGCGCGACAAGATCCTCAACGCCGACGAGGCCAAGGCATACGGCCTGATCGACGACATCATCCCCTCACGGAAGAAACGCGCTCAAGCCGTGGCTTCCTGA
- a CDS encoding ATP-dependent Clp protease proteolytic subunit, producing the protein MTSPPTSHSPFGQGPQGRGRENGAYRLEDQLYNRLLRERIVVLGTAVDDEVANRITAELLLLAADDADRDIWLYINSPGGSVTAGMAIYDMMEYVPNDVCTVAMGLAASMGQFLLCAGAQGKRYALPHARIMMHQPSGGIGGTAADIAIQAEQMLYVKKTLAERIAFHTGQPLDQIEKDSDRDRWFTAEEAKDYGFIDHVVRSARQVPSEGAVS; encoded by the coding sequence GTGACCAGCCCGCCGACCTCACATTCGCCCTTCGGCCAGGGGCCGCAGGGGCGCGGCCGTGAAAACGGCGCGTATCGTCTTGAGGACCAGCTGTACAACCGTCTGCTGCGCGAGCGCATCGTGGTGCTTGGCACCGCGGTGGACGACGAGGTCGCCAACCGCATCACCGCCGAGCTTCTTCTTCTCGCCGCGGACGACGCCGACCGGGACATCTGGCTTTACATCAACTCCCCGGGCGGTTCGGTGACGGCCGGCATGGCGATTTACGACATGATGGAGTATGTGCCGAACGATGTCTGCACGGTGGCCATGGGACTCGCCGCCTCCATGGGGCAGTTCCTGCTCTGCGCCGGCGCGCAGGGCAAGCGGTACGCGCTGCCGCACGCGCGCATCATGATGCACCAGCCCTCCGGCGGCATCGGCGGCACGGCCGCGGACATCGCGATCCAGGCGGAGCAGATGCTCTACGTCAAGAAGACCTTGGCGGAGCGCATCGCCTTCCACACCGGCCAGCCGCTCGACCAGATCGAGAAGGACTCCGATCGGGACCGCTGGTTCACGGCCGAGGAGGCCAAGGACTACGGCTTCATCGACCACGTCGTGCGCAGCGCGCGGCAGGTGCCCTCCGAGGGCGCCGTCTCCTAA
- a CDS encoding Na+/H+ antiporter, whose translation MLEQYLFIAMLIAVLMLAGRVTARRLGVPEAIPLVLLGVGASFIPGMDAAIPPPEVVLNIYLPLLVYRAAFLTAPRESREDAVPISVLAFGLTCVTAVAVAAALNFAIPEVGWAAALAIGAAVAPTDPVAATSVMQRLGAPRRLVTILEGESLVNDAVALTLFGLALAALEDPVSLSEGALTLLRVVAGGVLYGLVLGWVIARVRLRIKDVGAQIVVSLLTPFLAYLPAEHFEFSGVLAVVTTGFYLGVRAEGMLPPVSRLAGKTFWDMLAFLLESSLFVLLGLEIRHVVASVADYPVFVLAGVAALAVAAVVLARIGWTLGVFPLARWLPGRHLSFDEIGRSERLVMGWAGIRGAVTLAIALSIPLDVPHRPLLIFIGAVVVLVTLLGQTTTLPRLMRRLKLGESDEEAAEEAEARRETTEAALARLDELAADDTVDERTADVFRQLLELRLDRVRALLDDEDDESTEGAREVREELAKAQREKLDQLYESGRVSEEIRRRLTHELDLEHHRRSSAS comes from the coding sequence ATGCTTGAGCAATATCTGTTCATCGCAATGCTCATCGCCGTCCTCATGCTGGCAGGACGGGTGACGGCCCGCCGCCTCGGCGTTCCCGAGGCGATTCCTCTCGTACTGCTCGGCGTCGGCGCCAGCTTCATCCCCGGCATGGACGCCGCGATCCCGCCGCCGGAAGTGGTGCTCAACATCTACCTCCCGCTGCTGGTCTACCGTGCGGCCTTCCTCACCGCACCACGCGAGAGCAGGGAGGACGCGGTCCCCATCTCGGTCCTGGCCTTCGGCTTGACCTGTGTGACCGCCGTGGCGGTGGCGGCCGCACTCAACTTCGCCATCCCCGAGGTGGGGTGGGCCGCGGCCCTCGCCATAGGCGCCGCCGTCGCCCCCACCGACCCCGTGGCGGCCACCTCGGTGATGCAACGCCTAGGCGCTCCGAGGCGCCTGGTGACCATTCTTGAGGGTGAGAGCCTCGTCAACGACGCCGTGGCCCTCACCCTCTTCGGACTGGCTCTCGCGGCCCTTGAGGACCCGGTGAGCCTCTCCGAGGGAGCCCTGACGCTGCTGCGGGTCGTGGCGGGTGGCGTGCTGTACGGGCTGGTGCTCGGCTGGGTGATCGCTCGCGTGCGCCTGCGGATCAAGGACGTCGGCGCGCAGATCGTCGTGTCGCTGCTCACGCCGTTCCTCGCCTACCTGCCGGCCGAGCACTTCGAGTTCTCCGGCGTGCTCGCCGTCGTCACCACCGGTTTCTACCTCGGTGTCCGTGCCGAGGGCATGCTCCCGCCGGTCTCCCGGCTCGCGGGCAAAACGTTCTGGGACATGCTGGCGTTCCTGCTGGAGTCGAGCCTGTTCGTCCTGCTGGGTCTGGAGATCCGGCACGTCGTCGCGAGTGTCGCGGACTACCCCGTGTTCGTGCTCGCCGGTGTGGCGGCACTGGCGGTCGCCGCCGTCGTGCTGGCGCGGATCGGTTGGACCCTCGGGGTGTTCCCCCTGGCACGGTGGCTGCCTGGCCGCCATCTGTCGTTCGACGAGATCGGCCGCTCGGAGCGATTGGTGATGGGCTGGGCCGGCATCCGAGGCGCCGTGACCCTGGCCATCGCCCTGTCCATCCCCCTCGACGTGCCACATCGGCCCCTGTTGATCTTCATTGGCGCCGTGGTCGTCCTCGTGACGCTCCTCGGCCAGACCACCACCCTGCCGCGTCTCATGCGCCGCCTGAAGCTCGGCGAATCGGACGAGGAGGCCGCCGAGGAGGCCGAGGCCCGCCGCGAGACCACCGAGGCCGCTCTGGCCAGGCTGGACGAGCTCGCCGCCGACGACACGGTGGACGAACGCACCGCGGACGTCTTCCGCCAGTTGCTCGAACTCCGCCTCGACCGGGTACGCGCGCTGCTGGACGACGAGGACGACGAGAGTACGGAAGGCGCGCGCGAGGTGCGTGAGGAACTCGCCAAGGCGCAGCGCGAGAAGCTCGACCAGCTTTACGAGAGCGGCCGCGTCAGCGAGGAGATCCGGCGGCGGTTGACGCATGAACTGGACCTGGAACACCACCGCCGATCGAGTGCCTCGTGA
- the tig gene encoding trigger factor yields the protein MKTAVEELSPTRVRLTVEVPFEELETSMQAAYKKVAQQVRVPGFRPGKVPARIIEQRFGRAVVLEETLNEALPKLYGQAVDESDVFPVSQPEIEVTKIDDGKEVEFTAEVDVRPSFDVPDYSGIEVTVPSAEVTDDDIDTQIDALRQRFATLTGVERPAATGDYVVMDLTATIDGRNIEEQQASDVSYEVGAGSVLQGLDDSLVGMAAGDEKTFTTTLVGGENAGEEADVTIHVKSVKEKVLPELDDEFAGLASEFDTLEELRESLRGQARRNKLIDQVVQARENAVTALLDQIDIPLPESALTAEVDARKHNLEHQIGESGLSREAYFRLYQTTEEERFAEFETNARKAIKTGFVLDKIVKQEELGVNEQELTEFVVRRAAQLGVAPNTLAQHLADNDQLTLAMVEIVREKAKTVVGDSAKITDEAGADVDLKAIYAELNPEQEGAAPPPEPTVQPAQ from the coding sequence GTGAAGACCGCTGTCGAGGAGCTGAGCCCCACCCGGGTCAGGCTCACCGTCGAGGTGCCGTTCGAGGAGCTCGAAACGAGCATGCAGGCGGCGTACAAGAAGGTCGCGCAGCAGGTGCGCGTTCCCGGCTTCCGCCCCGGCAAGGTTCCCGCCCGCATCATCGAGCAGCGCTTCGGCCGCGCGGTGGTTCTGGAGGAGACCCTCAACGAGGCCCTGCCCAAGCTTTACGGCCAGGCCGTCGACGAGAGCGACGTCTTCCCGGTGAGCCAGCCCGAGATCGAGGTCACCAAGATCGATGACGGCAAGGAGGTCGAGTTCACCGCCGAGGTGGACGTCCGGCCGTCCTTCGACGTCCCCGACTACTCCGGCATCGAGGTCACCGTCCCCTCGGCCGAGGTCACCGACGACGACATCGACACCCAGATCGACGCACTGCGTCAGCGCTTCGCCACCCTCACCGGGGTCGAGCGGCCCGCCGCCACGGGTGACTACGTCGTGATGGACCTCACGGCCACCATCGACGGCAGGAACATCGAGGAGCAGCAGGCCTCGGACGTCTCCTACGAGGTCGGTGCCGGCTCGGTCCTGCAGGGCCTGGACGACTCCCTCGTCGGCATGGCCGCCGGGGACGAGAAGACCTTCACCACGACCCTGGTGGGTGGCGAGAACGCCGGCGAGGAAGCCGACGTCACCATCCACGTCAAGAGCGTCAAGGAGAAGGTGCTCCCCGAGTTGGACGACGAGTTCGCGGGTCTCGCCAGCGAGTTCGACACCCTTGAGGAGCTGCGCGAGAGCCTGCGCGGCCAGGCCCGCCGCAACAAGCTCATCGACCAGGTCGTGCAGGCCCGTGAGAACGCCGTGACGGCCCTGCTCGACCAGATCGACATCCCGCTCCCCGAGAGCGCGCTCACCGCCGAGGTCGACGCGCGCAAGCACAACCTCGAGCACCAGATCGGCGAGAGCGGCCTGAGCCGTGAGGCGTACTTCCGTCTCTACCAGACCACTGAGGAAGAGCGCTTCGCCGAGTTCGAGACCAACGCGCGCAAAGCCATCAAGACCGGTTTCGTCCTCGACAAGATCGTCAAGCAGGAGGAGCTGGGGGTCAACGAGCAGGAGCTCACCGAGTTCGTGGTGCGCCGCGCCGCGCAGCTCGGCGTCGCCCCCAACACGCTGGCCCAGCACCTCGCGGACAACGACCAGCTGACCCTGGCCATGGTCGAGATCGTCCGTGAGAAGGCCAAGACCGTGGTCGGCGACTCCGCCAAGATCACCGACGAGGCCGGCGCCGACGTCGACCTCAAGGCCATCTACGCCGAGCTCAACCCCGAGCAGGAGGGTGCCGCTCCGCCGCCGGAGCCCACCGTTCAGCCCGCTCAGTGA
- a CDS encoding helix-turn-helix domain-containing protein yields MTAFQTGSGPTALRIMLGSQLRRLRENKGITREEAGHQIRGSESKISRMELGRVGFKERDVADLLTYYGVADIEARTAVMDLVERANEPGWWHRFNDLLPSWFQAYVGLEEAATRIRTYEVQFVPGLLQTKEYARAVITAGAAGIGPAEIARRVDLRMERQRVLDRPDGPVFWAVIDEAALRRPIGGAEVMRGQLQHLLELMRLPGITIQVMPFSYGGHSAEGGAFSILRFGDKELPDVVYVEQLASALYLDKREEVDRYGEVMERLCAVSTTPEATVEILQKIISDRL; encoded by the coding sequence CAGACCGGATCGGGACCGACGGCCCTCCGCATTATGCTGGGGTCGCAGTTGCGCCGCTTGCGGGAGAACAAGGGCATCACTCGTGAGGAGGCGGGTCACCAGATCCGCGGCTCCGAGTCCAAGATCAGCCGCATGGAGCTCGGCCGCGTCGGCTTCAAGGAGCGCGACGTCGCCGACCTGCTCACCTATTACGGTGTCGCGGACATCGAGGCGCGCACCGCCGTCATGGACCTCGTGGAGCGGGCCAACGAGCCCGGGTGGTGGCACCGCTTCAACGACCTGCTGCCGTCCTGGTTCCAGGCCTACGTCGGCCTTGAGGAGGCCGCGACCCGCATCCGCACCTACGAGGTGCAGTTCGTGCCGGGCCTCCTGCAGACCAAGGAGTACGCGCGCGCGGTCATCACCGCCGGCGCGGCCGGCATCGGCCCCGCCGAGATCGCCCGCAGGGTCGACCTCCGCATGGAGCGCCAGCGGGTGCTCGACCGTCCCGACGGTCCGGTCTTCTGGGCCGTCATCGACGAGGCCGCGCTGCGGCGGCCCATCGGCGGCGCCGAGGTGATGCGGGGCCAGCTCCAGCACCTCCTGGAGCTGATGAGGCTGCCCGGCATCACCATTCAGGTGATGCCTTTCAGTTACGGCGGCCACAGCGCCGAGGGTGGCGCGTTCAGCATCTTGCGCTTCGGCGACAAGGAGCTGCCTGACGTCGTCTACGTCGAGCAGCTCGCCAGTGCGCTCTACCTGGACAAACGCGAGGAGGTCGACCGTTACGGCGAGGTGATGGAGCGGCTGTGCGCGGTCAGCACCACCCCCGAGGCGACCGTTGAAATCCTCCAGAAGATCATCTCTGATAGACTCTGA